The Deltaproteobacteria bacterium genomic sequence TTTCCTTGATCGCCTTCAGGATCTTCTCCGGCGTTGCCGGTACATCAAGCGACATAACGCCGATGGCATTCCGGATGGCATTGAGAACAGCCCCCGGAGGATTGGCCAGAGCCCCTTCACCTGCACTCTTGGCGCCGTAGGGTCCGAACGGATCCGGCTCCTCCACCAGAATGTTTTTGAATTTCGGCATGTCACAGGGGCCGGGCATCTTGTAGTCCGTGAAATTGCTGTTCAGACACAGACCGTTCTTATCGTAGTAAATTTCCTCCATCAAGGCATGACCGATACCCTGTTGCACGGCCCCCTCGTTCTGCCCTTCACAGGAGGGCGGATGGATGGCGCGGCCGATGTCGTAGGCCATGATGCTCTCCAGCGTTTCCACTGCGCCCGTCTCAATGTCCACTTCCACCTCCATGAAGCAGGCCGCCAGGGGCGGTGAATGGTGAGGTGGGAAATGGCTGGCATATCCCTGAATCTGCCCGGGGGTGCCGACGGTTTTGCCCGTTGCCGGATCTATAAAGTTATAAACACCCAGAGACGTGATGGTTTTGACGTCGATGGACTTATCGGGACTACCCTTGACGAAGATCTTCTTGTCCTTCATATCGAGGTCGTCGACATTGGCTTCCAACTGGATTGCCGCCCTCTCGAAAAGCTGCTTTTTCACATCCTCGCAGGCCGCCTTGACGGCCCCGCCGCCGACATACAGGGTCCGGCTGGCGTGTGCGCCGATGTCAAATCCTGCGGCGTCCGAGTCGCCCACCAGCATGTGGATTTCATCCAACCCGAATCCCAGCGTTTCCGCCGCGATCTGCTTCAGGGAAGTGTGGGCCCCCGTTCCAAGGTCGGAACAGGACGTGATGACCTCCGCCGTCGCGTCCTCGTTCAGCTTGACCGTGCAGGTCGTATGCTCCAGGAGCATGGGGAAGGCGCCGCTGGTGTGGTTCATAACGGATACGCCGATACCACGCCGTTTGGTGCCGGTCTGGTTGGCGTACTTGGCCCGTTTTTCCTTCCAGCCGATTGCCTCGGCACCTTGCTGCAGGCACTGAACGAGGGCAGCGGAAGGATATTTGAAGCCCAGGATCCAGGTGTCGTCGCCGATACCCTTCGCCCATTTTATCCGCCATTCCACGGGATCCAGACCGAGTTTAGCGCACATGTCGTCGATGGTCTGTTCCATGGCAATGTTGGTCTGTGGGTTTCCGTAGGCCCGGTAAGCGCCGGAGGGGGCCACGTTCGTGTAGTAGGCTTTGGACTTGAAGCTGAGGGCGCCGAACTTGTACATACCGACGAGCCA encodes the following:
- a CDS encoding molybdopterin-dependent oxidoreductase, which encodes MSEFAVIGKRIPKIDAKAKVTGRAQYAADLYFPGMLYGKIVRCMKYAHAKVTKLDLSEAARMPGVVKALGPKDVTQKGYNTGVLDIMVPEAAGKLLGDIEDQVLFTDHVKHQGDAIAGIIARTEEQAERAAEKIVVEYEPLPVYLTAAEAMQPDAFQFTPLKAGNKAFELPAEMFPNNSYGWGDAEAEMKNADLVIENSFYTPKCKQCQMEPHAYVGYYDDQGRINCWTSTQMPKCVHAKIARLFELPMSRVKINQTTVGGGFGGRLGLIGEPEACAMAMAVPGRHVKVEYLREEDWIASESRHPGNYRMKMGFKNDGTPVSCQANWLADRGAYYTHASGVQFTMGAWLVGMYKFGALSFKSKAYYTNVAPSGAYRAYGNPQTNIAMEQTIDDMCAKLGLDPVEWRIKWAKGIGDDTWILGFKYPSAALVQCLQQGAEAIGWKEKRAKYANQTGTKRRGIGVSVMNHTSGAFPMLLEHTTCTVKLNEDATAEVITSCSDLGTGAHTSLKQIAAETLGFGLDEIHMLVGDSDAAGFDIGAHASRTLYVGGGAVKAACEDVKKQLFERAAIQLEANVDDLDMKDKKIFVKGSPDKSIDVKTITSLGVYNFIDPATGKTVGTPGQIQGYASHFPPHHSPPLAACFMEVEVDIETGAVETLESIMAYDIGRAIHPPSCEGQNEGAVQQGIGHALMEEIYYDKNGLCLNSNFTDYKMPGPCDMPKFKNILVEEPDPFGPYGAKSAGEGALANPPGAVLNAIRNAIGVMSLDVPATPEKILKAIKEKGIK